Genomic segment of Strix aluco isolate bStrAlu1 chromosome 8, bStrAlu1.hap1, whole genome shotgun sequence:
TTTTAAGACTAAAAGATTTAATCAACAGCCGTCTGCCAGCTGTAAATCAGTGTGTCTGCAGACTCCACACAGATGTATAATATGAATCTTGATTGCGTTTAAAGACTTAGAGCTTTGTGACTTGGACAAAGCTAAAAGATACTGCCTTTTGGTCTCATTCATCCCTAGTTTTCTTCATTATATGAGTGGATATTTCCTTGATGGTAATGGCATTGTCTTTGACAACAAGTAAGCTCTGGCTGTGTAAATTGTACCTACCTTTAATCCACATCTTAGTGGATTTTAGAAGGTAAGAAGTCTTCTAAGTGGTGACTGATTCTCAGTGTGTACTTTTTAACATATAAGTGTTCAAGTGAGGTTCTTTTCCCAAATACCAGCATTAGGAGTCTTAGATTCTGGTTTGCCACTGTGTATAGCAAATCCTGTATTCTGTAATGGTGACACCCACCACCCCAACAATAAAGAATTAATCCTCAGCTTGTATTCTGTGAATTGGGACAGTAGGTTTTGCTTTGCCAGTATTGTAAGAAGCATTGTTTAAGCTGATTTTCAAGCACAGGAGTTTCTCTTTAATTGCTGAGTATGTCTAGATGATGTCTAGATTGTCAGGTTtctatacttttttaaaaaaattattttcccattacTTAGAAGTTCTAAGAATACTGACTTATTCTTGTACATTGACTGCTAATGGTGGTAATTCTTCTAAGTGATTTCATAAGCCCTGGAGATGTCAGCTGTGATAATACATTTTGTAGGAAGGGACAGCCTTGTTGGCCCAGACCTAGCAGAGGGGTGTCTGCAGGATGTTCAGTTTCCAGATGCATCACTGTATGAAAACAGTTATGTTGCTTCCATACCAAGCAGGCACACTAGGTTCATGCAGTGCTTGGCTCAAAATAATAAGTTCTGCCAGAATTTGAATGTGTTAGAAAGTGCATTGCAGATGTAACcaagctagctgtgcaggagctAGCTCAGGTCCAGAAGTGGTACATTGCAGTCCAGCATTAATCAAGAGAAACAAAAGATCTGATTATTGTATTTGacagtgtgattattttttttttttcaccttgtgtgtatatatatataaataaagtaGTTTTATATTTAACATAATGACTTGATTGAATGGGTTAATTTTCAAGATGAGCTGTATCTTCACTTCCTAGCATTTCTTCAGAATATAAACCAACTTAGTTACAAAAGTTTCCATCTTTTTAAATCTCTCATATTTAGCTGTTAGCGCTTCAAGCGAAAGGAGGGTATGCCCAAAATGTAAGCAGAGTAAGATCCAAGTATATCAATTTGCCTGGTATATAATGAAGATGGACTAAACATGTATAATTAGGCCTTTTTAGAGAGTGTTTTCATAGAGTTCTAAGTGGTGGTACGTTAAGAGTTCACGTGAATTTCACTGTTAATAGGCATCCTTTCAGAAGTAGCAATTAATTgtgaaaataggatttttttatgAAGTGTTAGTAACATTAGGTTAGTAGataaagttgcttttctttcagttttggcaCTAATTACCTTTAAGGGGGAAGGAAAACATGCTGGAACGATGTAAATATTCTGCTTTAACAGATAGCTGTCTACCATGGTATTTAagtctagatttattttttttcttcctcaggtCAACTGTCTGTGTACAAGagtatttctgtgattttaatttttttttcgtTGAGAAATTTATTTGGCATTATGTCTGAATTAAAGCTGTACTATGGAATACAGGTTAATTATGTTCAACAGACTAACTTTTAAGTTTGCATTAAAATGTCTGTTGCACTTTGGTGCATAAACAGTGTCTAGGTAAGAGAAGTAAACATCAAGCTTCCTGGAATCATGTTAAGAGAGGTTAATACATTTTAATCTTAATTGGTTTTAAGCTAGACTAAGAAGGATAAATACCTATACACTgaccttgtttaaaaaaaaaaaaaaaaagttgtgcaaCCAACCTgtattgtgtatttttaaaactaaattgaCTCCCTTTTCCAGGCCTTAGATGGTCAAAATATTTATAATGCTTGCTGTACCCTACGGATTGATTTTTCCAAATTGGTGAATTTGAATGTCAAGTACAACAACGATAAAAGCAGGGACTACACTCGTCCTGATCTTCCATCTGGTGATGGACAGCCAGCGCTGGACCCAGCTATTGCTGCAGCATTTGCAAAGGAGACCTCTCTTCTAGGTATGATTCTTTTGTATTGCAAAGTCACTTTTGATGAAGATGTTTGTTAATTCTTCTAACAATTAAAGATCTTAATTTGTGATAGTGTGCAAGGGCCCATTCAGGGTTCAGTCTACATTGTGATCTGAATTGTAGTAATACAATTACGTTGTCTTAGAAGTCCTGCATAAATTAGAGAATGcatgataaaatgaaaaatgcacaaACTATAAGGAAAAGTCAAGTTAGTCCTATTATTTCTGAATCTGTCCTCTGCTTTTGTATGTTCCTGTCAGCTGCTCCTGCCCACCTTGCCCGTCCTCCCACCCAAGTTTGTAAGAGAGATTTCACATGATTTTCGTGTTTCATTCATGCTAATGCTTATTTGTAACATCAGATTATGAAAATAACACTTTGTTGGTTTCTTTCAATGAGGAAAGATTATgctctttgcttaaaaaaaaaaaaaaagctagtctgtggtttctgtaaataaaaggaaaaaatctgtagTTGTACTTCTAGTGCTATGGGTACCTGAGTTCTAATATTCTGTCAGCTTTTGAGTTGTCAGGCTGTTGAGTTTTTGAGAAGTAGGTGAAATGCTCTGAGAAAGatacaaataaatatatcttCTTACTATTAGCAAAGTAATTCATGCATGCTTTGAGAgaagtttgtaattttttaaatgtatcacAATTCATTGCATAAGTTTCACTCCTACTTCTGTCAAGTTGCTGTTCTTTGAGAACACCTTTCACTCTTCAAAATTTAATAGTACTCAGACATAATCTCACAACTTATAAAACCTTCCAACTTAGtccttttttttcatcatttcccttttttcttctaaagaaaacaaCATAGATTTCATGCCTTGTTTTTTGTACAGGATGGGCCAACTTGGCGTAAGTCAGAGTTAATGTAGTAAAGAGGGACCTCTGCTCTCTGTGTTACAGAAGTTAGAGGACACTTAGTGAATGATGCGAGCCCAGAAAAAGGGTGAATGTTGTAGTTAAGCCTACTGAATGCTGCACTATATCTGCCCATTTCCAAAATCAGATTACTTGAAGGATGTATTTCGTATCTAGTTGGGAATTCCACATACACCCACTTCCCACAGATTTTGGAGTGCTTGACTTCATGTCCTCCAATATGACTTGCAAAATGGTGTATCACCATTTAGGAGAGGGGAGAGTTAAAGATTCATGATTTATAAGACGATGCCAAATGCAGCGTTACTTACATAACTCTGATTCTGACATTTTCCTGAATCCCAAGAAGTTGTTTTTCAGTCTCAGGCTTACTAATGTATTTCTTTGTATATAATGTTTACAGTGTGCATCAAATTAACAGGTTTAATTTGCTTGGCATAGTGGAATCACACACTGAGGATGCTTGGATCATTGCATCACTTTGAATATGTTTAATAATTGGGGTTACTATACTTGTTTGAGTTATCCAAATGACTTTAGCTTTAGTGGCCTTTATGTTCTAGTGTTTTAGGCTTTAAAGTCACTTAGATGCTTTTGTAATTTTTGTCTACAAATCTATGTAAGTTTTTTCTAACCTTTTGATTTTCATGACATTCATTCTTTTGTGtatattaaacatttttgctAGTAAAGTTATGAAGATGACAGTCATATtagctaattaaatattttagttcTCACTCTCTGAATGGAcctctttaaatgcagtttttccaaggagaggaaaataaaaggtaCACAACATCAGTAACTTTCGTTGCAACTGTGAAACATTTTCAGAGCATCAGTGAAGTCAGTCATGTTTAGTTGGAGTAGTGGAGATTATTTAtcatggttgtttttttcctctgaaaaagcaTTCATTGTTTTGAAAGAGACTTAAGGGAGCTGGATGTATTTTCTAACTCTACCCATGACCAGTTGGGTGAGCTTGGTATATTGTAACTGCCTCATCTGTCAAGTGGGGATGATGATacaatgtttttgttgttgttgttgtttgggtttcatttttttcctagttacctttgtttttttacagaatttgAGCTCTACAGCTGAAAAACCCTATAAAAAGGCTCCATATTACCGTTGGTGCCTTAGCCATTTAGATAGTTGTCAAAATGGGAATGGTGCTTGTTGGAATATGGAGGAACAGGGTTCTCATTCTGGGCTGTTTACTGTgcaaaaagacacaaaatataAGTGACATAAAAAATAAGGACAAAGGATAGAAAAACTCAAGCCTAAGCAGATGCTTGTACATGCATTTATAGCTGCATTTTTATTCAGATACTCAAAAGGAGAAGGCTGAGAACATTTAAAAGTTCAGAGAGTTATAAGATGGAGGTTGGCAAACTATGTGTGAAATATGGCAGAATGATAACAGTGACCTTCCTCCTTCTTGCTTTTATCTTAATatttgatttccttttatttgctttagAATTTTGATTTCTATAATGTCGATAAAGATACCTTGAGAATGTACTCCAAGTGTCTGCCATGCCCTATTCACAGATGGTTCCCAAAGGGCATGTTTCTCCATGAAAGAGTGGAGCTCCATTTTGAGCTTAATGTGATGCTCTTCAGGTTCTTTTGCGTGCTCAGAAAGAATACCATAAGTTGAACCTGTGGCATTCTTGTTAAAATTCTTGCTGTAGCTGTTCTATTATATGTATATAATGAGATCACTAACAGAAAATGTTGTAAGGACTCAGTTCTGACTTTTGCCTGTGTTATGCTATTATATGCTGGATAGTTGTACAACTTGGGTGCctttttgttgttggctttttaaCAGTATACTGTAATTTATATGTCAGAAGCAAGGCTTAGGTTCAACATAATTTTGTGAGTTGAGTTTTAGTGACAAGATGTGAGTCTTGTTAGTCTTGGTGTTTAAATCTGCATTAATACTAAACCATTACATATCTCAATTCCATTCTGGATAGAATTAACCCTCCTCTTCAGTAAATGTAACTTTATGATGTAGTGTAGTAACACTTGCAGTGTTACTACTCAGCTGTTATGCAGAGACTTGAAAAGAACCTGCTATCTCCCCCAAACCCTTTCAGGCTAAGTATAAGAAGCAGACCAGTAACAAGTACAAAAAGATGGTAGTTACTTGACATAAAGCCACGAAAAAGGTTCATAAAAGGACTAGGGACTAAATTCAGTTCTCAGTTGCAGTTATGCATATACCTGCATTAAGATGACTGCTCCTACTGCCTATGGTTTTCACACATAAGTTCACCATATATTTTTAGTACTgctttaattttcctctttaaaaatggCATTACTAATTTGCATTTCAGAAGTCATGCAAAAAGATGCACTGAGGGGGGATAAATAATGTGACGTGCTGCGTTTAAACCCCATTGaggaaaacaatttcaaaagaCTAGGAAAAAGGTGTATAActgtatattttcattaatatccATAAGAAGCAAAAATTTGTTACCTACAGTTGTTGGAAACTAAAATAAAGCTAGTGACAAAGCTTTCTAATACCAGTTGATCATGTTGACAAAGTAGCTTACATTTCTAAATAGTTTCAGATAAGTCCTCACATCTTAAACAGCGTGTTGCGTGGTAAGTAACAATCATAATACAAgttgttcttatttttattaaaaatttttgaCTTGTTTAAACCAGAATGGCAAATCAGAGTGCAGTGGAGACCTACAGAACAAGAattgttttctttgggtttgtaATTTGTCTGACCTTTCCAGGAAATGAGGTCTCTGTGTGCTATGTAATCGGTTAGAAACATATCAAATAGATGATCCTAGCCCGCATGCATCATTACTCATTTGTCTACTGCCTCCTCAGCTGTGATGAAATAAGGTGTCAGAAATCTTTGAGACTGTAAATTGGACATCTTTTCAATGAGTCTTGTTATCTtttgaaagaaggagaaaatcacTAATGGACAGAATGGGCTGGCTTCAAATGAATTATCAGAAGCAGAtggttgatcttttttttttcacctcccaTATGAAAAGGTATACacatcctccctcccctccccaccccaaaaaagtTACAGGagattttagaggaaaaaaacctttgcaaacagcagctgtaTTGTACTGAACCacagcaaacaaaatgttttaaataagaaGTACTTAGTTGCAAATACTAATATGTAACAATACTTGTAACTCCAGTTCAGATATTTGTTTAATATTACAGCTGGAAATATGTTGTTGTGGTTAGGGCTTCCACAGCTTTATCCCTTGCTGTCATTGCTGGCTGTCTTTATTAGTCCTTTCCACTAATGCCCCTTCTTAAGATTCTTGTTAAATTAATCTATTTCAAAGGATagcaattgaaaatatttttgtatgaatGGTGTTGaattaatctttgtttttaacttcttCAGTGGGACCAAAGAATGTCCTGTAGAGAGTCTGATGCTATGAAGAATTTTCCCTTTTAACGTATGAATTACTTGGCTATACTCTGCCAAACTATGGGAAGAGCCATAAAAACTTCACTAGTCATCTAGATTCCTTTAATCCTAAAAATGCTGGACTGACTTAAAGCTTCTAAGGTTAGGGAGAGGTGCCTAGACATGCTAGAAGATTTGAAATGCTTTAGTGTCTTGGCATTTTCTAATACCTAAATGATTGCAAGTGACCTAATATAGAAAAAGTTGTTTCCCTTCTGGTGGACATCTGTCACACCTTACTGTCATTCTTCACGTTATGTTTCTGTCTGTATGACCTCTACAGTAGCTGAGTGTAAATAAACATGATGTTCAGCATATGCAATACAAAGCACTCAAAAGAATGTTTCCAAAATGATTTTTTAGaacagaactggatttttttaaagttgtttgaGGAGTTTAATATTGACAGGTTTCCCTGTGTATTACAGTCTGATTTTTGGGAATAAACTATTTCTTCCACAGGGTTACTTTCTTTAACTGCATCCtttattaattgttttttcttgaaagtaAAGCTATTTCTTCAGCTTTAACCCAAGAGCAAAACATGCATCATATTTATGTTAGATTTTTGCCTTGCTATTAATATATGTAAGTATATAGTACTACACTTCCCTTTCACACACACTGGATTTCGAGAAACAAAGTTGCCATGCTTGGACTAGCAGTGGTCCATCTAATTTCACGTCCTTTCTCTGACAGCTAGTGTTACTTCTGTGTTCTCTGATGGAAGACCAAGCGCAGCCCTCATAAAGGGTGATCAGACAGTAGCATAGCTGGGGGGAGTGCTTTCATAACCCCCAGCTAGCTAGTGCTTGTCTTACGTGATGGAAACGTATTACACATCACTTTATTGCCTATATAATGTAACTGGCGGCTGTTTCCATACACACCATCTAATAGAGTCTCAAATCTGTTAGACAAGGTagggtttttccttctttttatgtaTTACAGTCAGTCCCACAAATACCACATATAATGCAATAAAAGATCATATTTGTTGCCTTTTGATTCaagtagatttttcttttatcttgtgGCATGAGAGATGACTAGAATTGTCATTACTCAGAACTTTCTATTCCTCTGGTTTGACCCCTGACTACtaacatttttaatcttttcaactTTATTGGAAAGCATTCCAtatctttaatttcctttcttagaacacttactggttttttttctgcatgtgcttTGACAGGAAAtgaccagaaaatatttttcaatgctTGATCAGTAATACTGTTAAGCACTTTCACAAAGCAGTGATGAATGTCCTGTTCCCTTTGAGGGGTCATTTGTCCAGCCCAacaaaatctctctctctcttttttttttttaattacttgtttttcACAAATTTGTGTAACAAAACATAAGTAAAGACTTAGAATGAAGATAGAAATATTTGctaggaatttaaaaaaaaaaataaattgtgaccTTGCTTACTTCCCCCTTCTGTCCCCCTGTATGTTCACTTTTGATACTAAACCTGGGATTAATCTCTTTAAAAAGAATGGTTGAATATATTTACTGTTATCTGCTTAGTATTTGGGCATTGACTGaaactgaagaatttattttctcttatgaCTTTGTTTAAAGTAAAACTTTATGTGGGAGGGAAAGTAGTCTTGGGTGCATAGTGTAAACATATTTAGACTGTCTACCTGACAAACTGGAAGATTAGTTGTGTTGTGTTAGCTTAGTGTATGCTAATATATTTTGCATGATCTTTAATTTAATATCATTCACATAGCTTTGAGGGTTTatcagaaattattcttttcaaaattcaCTATTCAAAATCTTTTATCTCCTTTATTCATTTGTGAGAGTGGTGAGTTTGAATGAGTGGTCTTGTTGTCTGAATGTTCCATTGACATGTCAAAATATATTAACATACAAACATTAGAAATTTTGCCAAAATACTGAAATCTTAGAACCCAATTGCagtaaaagaacataaaatactgaagttacatttctttattgttttttacACATTTTGCTACGTCGGTGTCTGTTTACTGAACTCTGAAAAATGTGCAATTTTTTGATGAAATATGATAAAGCTGTTCCTGTATAAACTATGTATAGTGCATATGTATCACAGGAACCTTTCACAGATCCTGGGAGTAGCACACTCGCCTAGTAACCCAGTGACTTGACCAGGCAAAACCAGCAGGTCTCTACAGGATCTGAGTTTCcttgtaagagaaaaaataaacacaggtgAAGGTTTAGCTAATGGTAACATGCGTCTTCAGGGAATTGGATTACAAAAGTCTCAGAGTATAATCAGTGGTGCTACTTTGAATCTTGCATTTTGAAGGTTGCCGCCTCATGTCATTTAAGCTAAGGCTCTGAGAGATATGTAGGCCTTCTCACATGACCAACTCCAGTGTTGCATATTTAGTCTGAAGCATCAAGTTGAAGTAAGGAATGCCTCTCAAAGGGTGATGGGAAATAAGGATGTAATGATGCAGAGAGCACAATTAGTGTTTATTCTTACAGATTTGATCAACATCTACTTCAGACCATTTTGATAAACTAGACACTAAGCATTTGGGAGTACAGTGGAAACAGTTTTGGTGCGCAGGACTgcttatttgaaaagaaagaactTTTTACATCTCATCACTTCTTTGAAGACTTGAtctgaatcaaaaaaaaaattcgCATTTCTCTTATGTTAATTTAACAACCTGTTTCACAACCCTTTGGACGAATTGAACAGTGGAATGGTCTGCTTTGTAGAGTGTTGTATGCAACACCTGTACTGATGTAGGTACTTTATTATTAAACGACTTGTGTGTGTTTCGtaaaatatgctttattttaaaattagggCTTCCTGTTGCAGCTGTTCCAGGAGCTCTGAGTCCTTTGGCTAttccaaatgctgctgctgcagctgcagctgctgctgctggccgtGTGGGAATGCCTGGAGTTTCAGCTGGTGGCAATACAGTCCTCCTGGTTAGCAATTTAAACGAAGAGGTCAGTAAAAcaattctacttttttttgtttccctctttaGTCATACTTCATTTGTCagtattttataatttctttgcatttggCCTCTTACATTTGGATTTTAAGCTCAAAgtatttttgctgttctttttaatAATCCCCCAAAGTTAATTTTAAAGACATTATTGTTGAATACTTTTGTTTTCCCAGGTAGCTAACAATTTAAAATGCCCTTTGATAGTCGGCTACctattttttctaagaaaaatgtgGTAACTACTGCATGTTTGACATTTGAattgaaagctttatttttacaaaatagcAACTATGCTTTCTTTTGCAATTATAATCACGTAAACtagaatttctgttttgtttcttctaatTGTTTGCTATTTCATTTCATGCTTGTATCTCACATTTTAAGGTCTTAATTTATGTGAACTActctaacacatttttctttgaaggTTCTCCCAAAGATCTTGACGAGGCAGTCTTCCAGTCTctcttagtaatttttttctttgcagttattcatttgtctttaaaaaataataataaaaaaatggtGGCAAAGCATTTTCACCTTAACTGTATCTTTCTTGCTAACTCTGAAATCTAAAGGGGTTTatttagttttgcatttttaCTGTCCTTTATGTTTATTTTGATGGCTGTGAAAGCTGGTATGAAATGTGGGAAGTTTGTATCAGTCTAGCTGTTCCATTTTTAACTGGCCTCTGTCACTGTAAATCATTAAGCTTTTTTTATCATCCGGTACTATTTTGTCATCCACAGTCTTGcatgttaaaatgttttagatCAGAGTGCCATTTTGAGAGATTTTTTGCCTGCATTTCATAACCAGCCATGCTTACGCAGTTAAAGTTCAAAGTTTAAAATTTCTATTgcatgctttttttaatttattttcatgttgagATGAAATGCTGTAGTTTACTCTTGATATGAATGTACTTTACCCATATTTGTCTTGGGTGACTACATTTTACTCAGTTTTTCTTGTACAGTACATAAACCAACCATTTTCTGACCAAATTCCTGCATTTCCTATGTACTgacctatattttattttttttttgttccccacttccttatttttttcttctgcattgctgTATTCCCTTCCCCATTTCATCCTTTTCCCTTTGTGTTCAACTTCCCTTTCCTTGTCTTTACCCAAATTCCCATGCCCTTCCCTGTCTTACCCTTCTCCTCGTCTTTGTCTATGTTCCCTGTCTTCATTCCCTATGTTCATGCTTCTGTGCTTGAACAAAATGTTCCTCGGACCAACTTGCCCCAATTAACCGCCTTGAAACCATGATCCATGACCACCTCACCATTCTGCGGGAACCACCCTTCGTTATGGATGATCTGTTCATCTCCGCTCTTCCTCGACTCTTCTCTCTTCTTGTCTTACGCTGCTTGCTCTTCTCTCCTTCTAAAGATGGTTACGCCCCAAAGTCTGTTTACCCTCTTCGGTATGTTATTGTTAGCACTATACTTTTATTattgatttgattttgttttggtttttgtttttttgtttcaccttaattCTTATTTGTAGCTAGCACTTTGGCTTAAAGTTGAATAGTAaatcttttgctatttttcttttgctgtttaaaacTCCTCATagacacagattttcttttaatgcatGCTAATATATTTTGCATGATCTTTAATTTAATATCATTCACATAGCTTTGAGGGTTTatcagaaattattcttttcaaaattcaCTATTCAAAATCTTTTATCTCCTTTATTCATTTGTGAGAGTGGTGAGTTTGAATGAGTGGTCTTGTTGTCTGAATGTTCCATTGATATGTCAAAATATATTACTTAGGTGACTGgctttaaaatgaactttttcttttGGGTTACCTTTGACTTTGAAAAGGTGTTTATGGTGATGTGCAGCGTGTGAAGATTTTATACAATAAGAAAGACAGTGCTCTTATACAGATGGCTGATGGGAACCAGTCACAGCTGGGTAAGATTAGTTTTCTGTTTATATTCCCATTAGTGTAGGTACTTGAAATTATGCTGTGTAAAATCAGGTGAACTAAGCATGCTTACATTTGTCATTTTGTCTTGTATTCTGGTTACCCACAAAATCCAAAATCTTATTTGCATGCACTTGTGTTCCAGAAGGTCTGCACAATATCCTAAATGAATTGAACAGCTGAATTGCATGGGATGGTCTTTATGCAAATTTAAATACCGATGCAGATTCTGCAGACCTAGTTCTTGATGCTAGTCTTTTAGCACATTGACCCTTTGATTTGCTTgagtatttttcttgtttgcttgtgtgATGTACCACAAGCTATTGAAAAGCAACACTGAATTGGGTAAacttctttgtctttttcagcCATGAGCCATCTTAATGGACAAAAAATGTATGGAAAGATTATTCGGGTTACTCTTTCTAAGCATCAGACAGTACAACTACCTCGAGAGGGACTTGATGACCAAGGGCTGACTAAAGATTTTGGTAATTCACCTCTGCATCGCTTCAAGAAACCTGGTtcaaaaaactttcaaaatatattcCCTCCTTCTGCAACACTTCATCTATCCAATATTCCGTAAGTGTTGGCTGTCAATAAGCCAGTAGTATTAATGTGGATCACAACACACTGAATTGACTAATAATTTCTTGCTTAtgcttattttcttcctgtgtgtAGACCATCAGTAGCAGAAGAGGATCTACGCACATTGTTTGCTAACACTGGAGGCACTgtgaaagcatttaaatttttCCAGTAAGTAACTTTTCTGTGCATAGCTCTAACAAAAGACTGCCTAAGTACGTTTTTGCAACATGTCTTAAGGGAAAGCGCATAGAGGATAGCAAATGTTAGGAACAACCCCTGCAGTGTTCGAGTTCCTAATGCcattattttgtttcag
This window contains:
- the PTBP2 gene encoding polypyrimidine tract-binding protein 2 isoform X6, with protein sequence MDGAPSRVLHIRKLPGEVTETEVIALGLPFGKVTNILMLKGKNQAFLELATEEAAITMVNYYSAVTPHLRNQPIYIQYSNHKELKTDNTLNQRAQAVLQAVTAVQATNAPISGTTVSESAVTPAQSPVLRIIIDNMYYPVTLDVLHQIFSKFGAVLKIITFTKNNQFQALLQYGDPVNAQQAKLALDGQNIYNACCTLRIDFSKLVNLNVKYNNDKSRDYTRPDLPSGDGQPALDPAIAAAFAKETSLLGLPVAAVPGALSPLAIPNAAAAAAAAAAGRVGMPGVSAGGNTVLLVSNLNEEMVTPQSLFTLFGVYGDVQRVKILYNKKDSALIQMADGNQSQLAMSHLNGQKMYGKIIRVTLSKHQTVQLPREGLDDQGLTKDFGNSPLHRFKKPGSKNFQNIFPPSATLHLSNIPPSVAEEDLRTLFANTGGTVKAFKFFQRDHKMALLQMSTVEEAIQALIDLHNYNLGENHHLRVSFSKSTI
- the PTBP2 gene encoding polypyrimidine tract-binding protein 2 isoform X5; this translates as MSSMVVTANGNDNKKFKGDDKMDGAPSRVLHIRKLPGEVTETEVIALGLPFGKVTNILMLKGKNQAFLELATEEAAITMVNYYSAVTPHLRNQPIYIQYSNHKELKTDNTLNQRAQAVLQAVTAVQATNAPISGTTVSESAVTPAQSPVLRIIIDNMYYPVTLDVLHQIFSKFGAVLKIITFTKNNQFQALLQYGDPVNAQQAKLALDGQNIYNACCTLRIDFSKLVNLNVKYNNDKSRDYTRPDLPSGDGQPALDPAIAAAFAKETSLLGLPVAAVPGALSPLAIPNAAAAAAAAAAGRVGMPGVSAGGNTVLLVSNLNEEMVTPQSLFTLFGVYGDVQRVKILYNKKDSALIQMADGNQSQLAMSHLNGQKMYGKIIRVTLSKHQTVQLPREGLDDQGLTKDFGNSPLHRFKKPGSKNFQNIFPPSATLHLSNIPPSVAEEDLRTLFANTGGTVKAFKFFQRDHKMALLQMSTVEEAIQALIDLHNYNLGENHHLRVSFSKSTI